The Globicephala melas chromosome X, mGloMel1.2, whole genome shotgun sequence genome window below encodes:
- the ZFX gene encoding zinc finger X-chromosomal protein isoform X1, translated as MDEDGLELQPQEPNSYFDATGADATHMDGDQIVVEVQETVFVSDVVDSDITVHNFVPDDPDSVVIQDVIEDVVIEDVQCPDIMEEADVSETVIIPEQVLDSDVTEEVSLAHCTVPDDVLASDITSASMSMPEHVLTSESIHVSDVGHVEHIVHDSVVEAEIVTDPLTADVVSEEVLVADCASEAVIDANGIPVDQQDDDKSNCEDYLMISLDDAGKIEHDGSSGMTMDAESEIDPCKVDGTCPEVIKVYIFKADPGEDDLGGTVDIVESEPENDHGVELLDQNSSIRVPREKMVYMTVNDSQQEDEDLNVAEIADEVYMEVIVGEEDAAAAAAAAAAHEQQIDDNEIKTFMPIAWAAAYGNNSDGIENRNGTASALLHIDESAGLGRLAKQKPKKRRRPDSRQYQTAIIIGPDGHPLTVYPCMICGKKFKSRGFLKRHMKNHPEHLTKKKYRCTDCDYTTNKKISLHNHLESHKLTSKAEKAIECDECGKHFSHAGALFTHKMVHKEKGANKMHKCKFCEYETAEQGLLNRHLLAVHSKNFPHICVECGKGFRHPSELKKHMRIHTGEKPYQCQYCEYRSADSSNLKTHVKTKHSKEMPFKCDICLLTFSDTKEVQQHALIHQESKTHQCLHCDHKSSNSSDLKRHIISVHTKDYPHKCDMCDKGFHRPSELKKHVAAHKGKKMHQCRHCDFKIADPFVLSRHILSVHTKDLPFRCKRCRKGFRQQNELKKHMKTHSGRKVYQCEYCEYSTTDASGFKRHVISIHTKDYPHRCEYCKKGFRRPSEKNQHIMRHHKEVGLP; from the exons ATGGATGAAGATGGACTTGAATTACAACCACAAGAGCCAAACTCATATTTTGATGCAACAG gagctgATGCTACACACATGGATGGTGATCAAATTGTTGTGGAAGTACAAGAAACTGTTTTTGTTTCAGATGTTGTGGATTCAGACATAACTGTGCATAACTTTGTTCCTGATGACCCAGACTCAGTTGTAATCCAAGATGTTATCGAGGACGTTGTTATAGAAGATGTTCAATGTCCAGATATCATGGAAGAAGCAGATGTATCTGAAACGGTCATCATTCCTGAGCAAGTGCTGGACTCAGATGTAACCgaagaagtttctttagcacATTGCACAGTCCCAGATGATGTTTTAGCTTCTGATATTACTTCAGCCTCAATGTCTATGCCAGAACACGTCTTGACGAGTGAATCCATACATGTGTCTGATGTTGGACATGTTGAACACATTGTTCATGATAGTGTCGTAGAGGCAGAGATCGTCACTGATCCTCTGACAGCTGACGTAGTGTCAGAAGAAGTATTGGTAGCAGATTGTGCCTCTGAAGCAGTCATAGATGCCAATGGGATTCCTGTGGACCAGCAAGATGATGACAAAAGCAACTGTGAGGACTACCTTATGATTTCTT TGGATGATGCTGGCAAAATAGAACACGATGGTTCCTCTGGGATGACCATGGATGCAGAGTCGGAAATCGATCCTTGTAAAGTGGATGGCACTTGCCCTGAAGTCATCAAGGTGTACATTTTTAAAGCTGACCCTGGAGAGGATGACTTAG GTGGCACTGTAGACATTGTGGAGAGTGAGCCTGAGAATGATCATGGAGTTGAACTACTTGATCAAAATAGCAGTATTCGTGTGCCAAGGGAAAAGATGGTTTATATGACTGTCAACGACTCTCAGCAAGAAGATGAAGATTTAA ATGTTGCAGAAATTGCAGACGAAGTTTATATGGAAGTGATTGTAGGAGAGGAGGATGCTGCTGCCGCAGCGGCAGCCGCTGCTGCACATGAACAGCAAATCGATGACAATGAAATCAAAACTTTCATGCCAATAGCATGGGCAGCAGCTTACG GTAATAATTCTGATGGAATTGAAAACCGGAATGGCACTGCAAGTGCCCTCTTGCACATAGATGAGTCTGCTGGGCTTGGCAGACTGgctaaacaaaaaccaaagaaaaggagaagacctGATTCCAGGCAGTACCAAACAG cAATAATTATTGGCCCTGATGGACATCCCTTGACTGTCTATCCTTGCATGATTTGTGGGAAAAAGTTTAAGTCGAGAGGTTTTttgaaaaggcacatgaaaaaccATCCTGAACACCTTACCAAGAAGAAGTACCGCTGTACTGACTGTGATTACACTACCAACAAGAAGATAAGTTTACACAACCACCTGGAGAGCCACAAGCTGACCAGCAAGGCAGAGAAGGCCATCGAATGCGACGAATGTGGGAAGCATTTCTCTCACGCTGGGGCTTTGTTTACTCACAAAATGGTGCATAAGGAAAAAGGAGCCAACAAAATGCACAAGTGTAAATTCTGTGAATATGAGACAGCTGAACAAGGGTTGTTGAATCGCCACCTTTTGGCGGTCCACAGCAAGAACTTTCCTCATATATGTGTGGAGTGCGGTAAAGGTTTTCGTCACCCATCAGAGCTCAAAAAGCACATGCGAATCCATACTGGGGAGAAGCCGTACCAATGCCAGTACTGCGAATATAGGTCTGCAGACTCTTCTAACTTGAAAACGCATGTAAAAACTAAGCATAGTAAAGAGATGCCATTCAAGTGTGACATTTGTCTTCTGACTTTCTCAGATACCAAAGAGGTGCAGCAACATGCTCTTATCCACCAAGAAAGCAAAACACACCAGTGTTTGCACTGCGACCACAAGAGTTCGAACTCAAGCGATTTGAAACGACACATAATTTCAGTTCACACAAAGGACTACCCCCATAAGTGTGATATGTGTGATAAAGGCTTTCACAGGCCTTCAGAACTGAAGAAACATGTGGCTGCCCACAAGGGTAAAAAAATGCACCAGTGTAGACATTGTGACTTTAAGATTGCAGATCCATTCGTTCTAAGTCGCCATATTCTCTCAGTTCACACAAAAGATCTTCCGTTTAGGTGTAAGAGATGTAGAAAGGGATTTAGGCAACAGAATGAGCTTAAAAAGCATATGAAGACGCACAGTGGTAGAAAAGTATATCAGTGTGAGTACTGTGAGTATAGCACTACAGATGCCTCAGGCTTTAAACGGCACGTTATCTCCATTCATACGAAAGACTATCCCCACCGTTGTGAGTACTGCAAGAAAGGGTTCCGAAGACCTTCAGAAAAGAACCAGCACATAATGCGACATCATAAAGAAGTTGGCCTGCCCTAA
- the ZFX gene encoding zinc finger X-chromosomal protein isoform X3: MDGDQIVVEVQETVFVSDVVDSDITVHNFVPDDPDSVVIQDVIEDVVIEDVQCPDIMEEADVSETVIIPEQVLDSDVTEEVSLAHCTVPDDVLASDITSASMSMPEHVLTSESIHVSDVGHVEHIVHDSVVEAEIVTDPLTADVVSEEVLVADCASEAVIDANGIPVDQQDDDKSNCEDYLMISLDDAGKIEHDGSSGMTMDAESEIDPCKVDGTCPEVIKVYIFKADPGEDDLGGTVDIVESEPENDHGVELLDQNSSIRVPREKMVYMTVNDSQQEDEDLNVAEIADEVYMEVIVGEEDAAAAAAAAAAHEQQIDDNEIKTFMPIAWAAAYGNNSDGIENRNGTASALLHIDESAGLGRLAKQKPKKRRRPDSRQYQTAIIIGPDGHPLTVYPCMICGKKFKSRGFLKRHMKNHPEHLTKKKYRCTDCDYTTNKKISLHNHLESHKLTSKAEKAIECDECGKHFSHAGALFTHKMVHKEKGANKMHKCKFCEYETAEQGLLNRHLLAVHSKNFPHICVECGKGFRHPSELKKHMRIHTGEKPYQCQYCEYRSADSSNLKTHVKTKHSKEMPFKCDICLLTFSDTKEVQQHALIHQESKTHQCLHCDHKSSNSSDLKRHIISVHTKDYPHKCDMCDKGFHRPSELKKHVAAHKGKKMHQCRHCDFKIADPFVLSRHILSVHTKDLPFRCKRCRKGFRQQNELKKHMKTHSGRKVYQCEYCEYSTTDASGFKRHVISIHTKDYPHRCEYCKKGFRRPSEKNQHIMRHHKEVGLP; this comes from the exons ATGGATGGTGATCAAATTGTTGTGGAAGTACAAGAAACTGTTTTTGTTTCAGATGTTGTGGATTCAGACATAACTGTGCATAACTTTGTTCCTGATGACCCAGACTCAGTTGTAATCCAAGATGTTATCGAGGACGTTGTTATAGAAGATGTTCAATGTCCAGATATCATGGAAGAAGCAGATGTATCTGAAACGGTCATCATTCCTGAGCAAGTGCTGGACTCAGATGTAACCgaagaagtttctttagcacATTGCACAGTCCCAGATGATGTTTTAGCTTCTGATATTACTTCAGCCTCAATGTCTATGCCAGAACACGTCTTGACGAGTGAATCCATACATGTGTCTGATGTTGGACATGTTGAACACATTGTTCATGATAGTGTCGTAGAGGCAGAGATCGTCACTGATCCTCTGACAGCTGACGTAGTGTCAGAAGAAGTATTGGTAGCAGATTGTGCCTCTGAAGCAGTCATAGATGCCAATGGGATTCCTGTGGACCAGCAAGATGATGACAAAAGCAACTGTGAGGACTACCTTATGATTTCTT TGGATGATGCTGGCAAAATAGAACACGATGGTTCCTCTGGGATGACCATGGATGCAGAGTCGGAAATCGATCCTTGTAAAGTGGATGGCACTTGCCCTGAAGTCATCAAGGTGTACATTTTTAAAGCTGACCCTGGAGAGGATGACTTAG GTGGCACTGTAGACATTGTGGAGAGTGAGCCTGAGAATGATCATGGAGTTGAACTACTTGATCAAAATAGCAGTATTCGTGTGCCAAGGGAAAAGATGGTTTATATGACTGTCAACGACTCTCAGCAAGAAGATGAAGATTTAA ATGTTGCAGAAATTGCAGACGAAGTTTATATGGAAGTGATTGTAGGAGAGGAGGATGCTGCTGCCGCAGCGGCAGCCGCTGCTGCACATGAACAGCAAATCGATGACAATGAAATCAAAACTTTCATGCCAATAGCATGGGCAGCAGCTTACG GTAATAATTCTGATGGAATTGAAAACCGGAATGGCACTGCAAGTGCCCTCTTGCACATAGATGAGTCTGCTGGGCTTGGCAGACTGgctaaacaaaaaccaaagaaaaggagaagacctGATTCCAGGCAGTACCAAACAG cAATAATTATTGGCCCTGATGGACATCCCTTGACTGTCTATCCTTGCATGATTTGTGGGAAAAAGTTTAAGTCGAGAGGTTTTttgaaaaggcacatgaaaaaccATCCTGAACACCTTACCAAGAAGAAGTACCGCTGTACTGACTGTGATTACACTACCAACAAGAAGATAAGTTTACACAACCACCTGGAGAGCCACAAGCTGACCAGCAAGGCAGAGAAGGCCATCGAATGCGACGAATGTGGGAAGCATTTCTCTCACGCTGGGGCTTTGTTTACTCACAAAATGGTGCATAAGGAAAAAGGAGCCAACAAAATGCACAAGTGTAAATTCTGTGAATATGAGACAGCTGAACAAGGGTTGTTGAATCGCCACCTTTTGGCGGTCCACAGCAAGAACTTTCCTCATATATGTGTGGAGTGCGGTAAAGGTTTTCGTCACCCATCAGAGCTCAAAAAGCACATGCGAATCCATACTGGGGAGAAGCCGTACCAATGCCAGTACTGCGAATATAGGTCTGCAGACTCTTCTAACTTGAAAACGCATGTAAAAACTAAGCATAGTAAAGAGATGCCATTCAAGTGTGACATTTGTCTTCTGACTTTCTCAGATACCAAAGAGGTGCAGCAACATGCTCTTATCCACCAAGAAAGCAAAACACACCAGTGTTTGCACTGCGACCACAAGAGTTCGAACTCAAGCGATTTGAAACGACACATAATTTCAGTTCACACAAAGGACTACCCCCATAAGTGTGATATGTGTGATAAAGGCTTTCACAGGCCTTCAGAACTGAAGAAACATGTGGCTGCCCACAAGGGTAAAAAAATGCACCAGTGTAGACATTGTGACTTTAAGATTGCAGATCCATTCGTTCTAAGTCGCCATATTCTCTCAGTTCACACAAAAGATCTTCCGTTTAGGTGTAAGAGATGTAGAAAGGGATTTAGGCAACAGAATGAGCTTAAAAAGCATATGAAGACGCACAGTGGTAGAAAAGTATATCAGTGTGAGTACTGTGAGTATAGCACTACAGATGCCTCAGGCTTTAAACGGCACGTTATCTCCATTCATACGAAAGACTATCCCCACCGTTGTGAGTACTGCAAGAAAGGGTTCCGAAGACCTTCAGAAAAGAACCAGCACATAATGCGACATCATAAAGAAGTTGGCCTGCCCTAA
- the ZFX gene encoding zinc finger X-chromosomal protein isoform X2, which yields MDEDGLELQPQEPNSYFDATDVVDSDITVHNFVPDDPDSVVIQDVIEDVVIEDVQCPDIMEEADVSETVIIPEQVLDSDVTEEVSLAHCTVPDDVLASDITSASMSMPEHVLTSESIHVSDVGHVEHIVHDSVVEAEIVTDPLTADVVSEEVLVADCASEAVIDANGIPVDQQDDDKSNCEDYLMISLDDAGKIEHDGSSGMTMDAESEIDPCKVDGTCPEVIKVYIFKADPGEDDLGGTVDIVESEPENDHGVELLDQNSSIRVPREKMVYMTVNDSQQEDEDLNVAEIADEVYMEVIVGEEDAAAAAAAAAAHEQQIDDNEIKTFMPIAWAAAYGNNSDGIENRNGTASALLHIDESAGLGRLAKQKPKKRRRPDSRQYQTAIIIGPDGHPLTVYPCMICGKKFKSRGFLKRHMKNHPEHLTKKKYRCTDCDYTTNKKISLHNHLESHKLTSKAEKAIECDECGKHFSHAGALFTHKMVHKEKGANKMHKCKFCEYETAEQGLLNRHLLAVHSKNFPHICVECGKGFRHPSELKKHMRIHTGEKPYQCQYCEYRSADSSNLKTHVKTKHSKEMPFKCDICLLTFSDTKEVQQHALIHQESKTHQCLHCDHKSSNSSDLKRHIISVHTKDYPHKCDMCDKGFHRPSELKKHVAAHKGKKMHQCRHCDFKIADPFVLSRHILSVHTKDLPFRCKRCRKGFRQQNELKKHMKTHSGRKVYQCEYCEYSTTDASGFKRHVISIHTKDYPHRCEYCKKGFRRPSEKNQHIMRHHKEVGLP from the exons ATGGATGAAGATGGACTTGAATTACAACCACAAGAGCCAAACTCATATTTTGATGCAACAG ATGTTGTGGATTCAGACATAACTGTGCATAACTTTGTTCCTGATGACCCAGACTCAGTTGTAATCCAAGATGTTATCGAGGACGTTGTTATAGAAGATGTTCAATGTCCAGATATCATGGAAGAAGCAGATGTATCTGAAACGGTCATCATTCCTGAGCAAGTGCTGGACTCAGATGTAACCgaagaagtttctttagcacATTGCACAGTCCCAGATGATGTTTTAGCTTCTGATATTACTTCAGCCTCAATGTCTATGCCAGAACACGTCTTGACGAGTGAATCCATACATGTGTCTGATGTTGGACATGTTGAACACATTGTTCATGATAGTGTCGTAGAGGCAGAGATCGTCACTGATCCTCTGACAGCTGACGTAGTGTCAGAAGAAGTATTGGTAGCAGATTGTGCCTCTGAAGCAGTCATAGATGCCAATGGGATTCCTGTGGACCAGCAAGATGATGACAAAAGCAACTGTGAGGACTACCTTATGATTTCTT TGGATGATGCTGGCAAAATAGAACACGATGGTTCCTCTGGGATGACCATGGATGCAGAGTCGGAAATCGATCCTTGTAAAGTGGATGGCACTTGCCCTGAAGTCATCAAGGTGTACATTTTTAAAGCTGACCCTGGAGAGGATGACTTAG GTGGCACTGTAGACATTGTGGAGAGTGAGCCTGAGAATGATCATGGAGTTGAACTACTTGATCAAAATAGCAGTATTCGTGTGCCAAGGGAAAAGATGGTTTATATGACTGTCAACGACTCTCAGCAAGAAGATGAAGATTTAA ATGTTGCAGAAATTGCAGACGAAGTTTATATGGAAGTGATTGTAGGAGAGGAGGATGCTGCTGCCGCAGCGGCAGCCGCTGCTGCACATGAACAGCAAATCGATGACAATGAAATCAAAACTTTCATGCCAATAGCATGGGCAGCAGCTTACG GTAATAATTCTGATGGAATTGAAAACCGGAATGGCACTGCAAGTGCCCTCTTGCACATAGATGAGTCTGCTGGGCTTGGCAGACTGgctaaacaaaaaccaaagaaaaggagaagacctGATTCCAGGCAGTACCAAACAG cAATAATTATTGGCCCTGATGGACATCCCTTGACTGTCTATCCTTGCATGATTTGTGGGAAAAAGTTTAAGTCGAGAGGTTTTttgaaaaggcacatgaaaaaccATCCTGAACACCTTACCAAGAAGAAGTACCGCTGTACTGACTGTGATTACACTACCAACAAGAAGATAAGTTTACACAACCACCTGGAGAGCCACAAGCTGACCAGCAAGGCAGAGAAGGCCATCGAATGCGACGAATGTGGGAAGCATTTCTCTCACGCTGGGGCTTTGTTTACTCACAAAATGGTGCATAAGGAAAAAGGAGCCAACAAAATGCACAAGTGTAAATTCTGTGAATATGAGACAGCTGAACAAGGGTTGTTGAATCGCCACCTTTTGGCGGTCCACAGCAAGAACTTTCCTCATATATGTGTGGAGTGCGGTAAAGGTTTTCGTCACCCATCAGAGCTCAAAAAGCACATGCGAATCCATACTGGGGAGAAGCCGTACCAATGCCAGTACTGCGAATATAGGTCTGCAGACTCTTCTAACTTGAAAACGCATGTAAAAACTAAGCATAGTAAAGAGATGCCATTCAAGTGTGACATTTGTCTTCTGACTTTCTCAGATACCAAAGAGGTGCAGCAACATGCTCTTATCCACCAAGAAAGCAAAACACACCAGTGTTTGCACTGCGACCACAAGAGTTCGAACTCAAGCGATTTGAAACGACACATAATTTCAGTTCACACAAAGGACTACCCCCATAAGTGTGATATGTGTGATAAAGGCTTTCACAGGCCTTCAGAACTGAAGAAACATGTGGCTGCCCACAAGGGTAAAAAAATGCACCAGTGTAGACATTGTGACTTTAAGATTGCAGATCCATTCGTTCTAAGTCGCCATATTCTCTCAGTTCACACAAAAGATCTTCCGTTTAGGTGTAAGAGATGTAGAAAGGGATTTAGGCAACAGAATGAGCTTAAAAAGCATATGAAGACGCACAGTGGTAGAAAAGTATATCAGTGTGAGTACTGTGAGTATAGCACTACAGATGCCTCAGGCTTTAAACGGCACGTTATCTCCATTCATACGAAAGACTATCCCCACCGTTGTGAGTACTGCAAGAAAGGGTTCCGAAGACCTTCAGAAAAGAACCAGCACATAATGCGACATCATAAAGAAGTTGGCCTGCCCTAA
- the ZFX gene encoding zinc finger X-chromosomal protein isoform X4 has product MDEDGLELQPQEPNSYFDATGADATHMDGDQIVVEVQETVFVSDVVDSDITVHNFVPDDPDSVVIQDVIEDVVIEDVQCPDIMEEADVSETVIIPEQVLDSDVTEEVSLAHCTVPDDVLASDITSASMSMPEHVLTSESIHVSDVGHVEHIVHDSVVEAEIVTDPLTADVVSEEVLVADCASEAVIDANGIPVDQQDDDKSNCEDYLMISLDDAGKIEHDGSSGMTMDAESEIDPCKVDGTCPEVIKVYIFKADPGEDDLGGTVDIVESEPENDHGVELLDQNSSIRVPREKMVYMTVNDSQQEDEDLNVAEIADEVYMEVIVGEEDAAAAAAAAAAHEQQIDDNEIKTFMPIAWAAAYAIIIGPDGHPLTVYPCMICGKKFKSRGFLKRHMKNHPEHLTKKKYRCTDCDYTTNKKISLHNHLESHKLTSKAEKAIECDECGKHFSHAGALFTHKMVHKEKGANKMHKCKFCEYETAEQGLLNRHLLAVHSKNFPHICVECGKGFRHPSELKKHMRIHTGEKPYQCQYCEYRSADSSNLKTHVKTKHSKEMPFKCDICLLTFSDTKEVQQHALIHQESKTHQCLHCDHKSSNSSDLKRHIISVHTKDYPHKCDMCDKGFHRPSELKKHVAAHKGKKMHQCRHCDFKIADPFVLSRHILSVHTKDLPFRCKRCRKGFRQQNELKKHMKTHSGRKVYQCEYCEYSTTDASGFKRHVISIHTKDYPHRCEYCKKGFRRPSEKNQHIMRHHKEVGLP; this is encoded by the exons ATGGATGAAGATGGACTTGAATTACAACCACAAGAGCCAAACTCATATTTTGATGCAACAG gagctgATGCTACACACATGGATGGTGATCAAATTGTTGTGGAAGTACAAGAAACTGTTTTTGTTTCAGATGTTGTGGATTCAGACATAACTGTGCATAACTTTGTTCCTGATGACCCAGACTCAGTTGTAATCCAAGATGTTATCGAGGACGTTGTTATAGAAGATGTTCAATGTCCAGATATCATGGAAGAAGCAGATGTATCTGAAACGGTCATCATTCCTGAGCAAGTGCTGGACTCAGATGTAACCgaagaagtttctttagcacATTGCACAGTCCCAGATGATGTTTTAGCTTCTGATATTACTTCAGCCTCAATGTCTATGCCAGAACACGTCTTGACGAGTGAATCCATACATGTGTCTGATGTTGGACATGTTGAACACATTGTTCATGATAGTGTCGTAGAGGCAGAGATCGTCACTGATCCTCTGACAGCTGACGTAGTGTCAGAAGAAGTATTGGTAGCAGATTGTGCCTCTGAAGCAGTCATAGATGCCAATGGGATTCCTGTGGACCAGCAAGATGATGACAAAAGCAACTGTGAGGACTACCTTATGATTTCTT TGGATGATGCTGGCAAAATAGAACACGATGGTTCCTCTGGGATGACCATGGATGCAGAGTCGGAAATCGATCCTTGTAAAGTGGATGGCACTTGCCCTGAAGTCATCAAGGTGTACATTTTTAAAGCTGACCCTGGAGAGGATGACTTAG GTGGCACTGTAGACATTGTGGAGAGTGAGCCTGAGAATGATCATGGAGTTGAACTACTTGATCAAAATAGCAGTATTCGTGTGCCAAGGGAAAAGATGGTTTATATGACTGTCAACGACTCTCAGCAAGAAGATGAAGATTTAA ATGTTGCAGAAATTGCAGACGAAGTTTATATGGAAGTGATTGTAGGAGAGGAGGATGCTGCTGCCGCAGCGGCAGCCGCTGCTGCACATGAACAGCAAATCGATGACAATGAAATCAAAACTTTCATGCCAATAGCATGGGCAGCAGCTTACG cAATAATTATTGGCCCTGATGGACATCCCTTGACTGTCTATCCTTGCATGATTTGTGGGAAAAAGTTTAAGTCGAGAGGTTTTttgaaaaggcacatgaaaaaccATCCTGAACACCTTACCAAGAAGAAGTACCGCTGTACTGACTGTGATTACACTACCAACAAGAAGATAAGTTTACACAACCACCTGGAGAGCCACAAGCTGACCAGCAAGGCAGAGAAGGCCATCGAATGCGACGAATGTGGGAAGCATTTCTCTCACGCTGGGGCTTTGTTTACTCACAAAATGGTGCATAAGGAAAAAGGAGCCAACAAAATGCACAAGTGTAAATTCTGTGAATATGAGACAGCTGAACAAGGGTTGTTGAATCGCCACCTTTTGGCGGTCCACAGCAAGAACTTTCCTCATATATGTGTGGAGTGCGGTAAAGGTTTTCGTCACCCATCAGAGCTCAAAAAGCACATGCGAATCCATACTGGGGAGAAGCCGTACCAATGCCAGTACTGCGAATATAGGTCTGCAGACTCTTCTAACTTGAAAACGCATGTAAAAACTAAGCATAGTAAAGAGATGCCATTCAAGTGTGACATTTGTCTTCTGACTTTCTCAGATACCAAAGAGGTGCAGCAACATGCTCTTATCCACCAAGAAAGCAAAACACACCAGTGTTTGCACTGCGACCACAAGAGTTCGAACTCAAGCGATTTGAAACGACACATAATTTCAGTTCACACAAAGGACTACCCCCATAAGTGTGATATGTGTGATAAAGGCTTTCACAGGCCTTCAGAACTGAAGAAACATGTGGCTGCCCACAAGGGTAAAAAAATGCACCAGTGTAGACATTGTGACTTTAAGATTGCAGATCCATTCGTTCTAAGTCGCCATATTCTCTCAGTTCACACAAAAGATCTTCCGTTTAGGTGTAAGAGATGTAGAAAGGGATTTAGGCAACAGAATGAGCTTAAAAAGCATATGAAGACGCACAGTGGTAGAAAAGTATATCAGTGTGAGTACTGTGAGTATAGCACTACAGATGCCTCAGGCTTTAAACGGCACGTTATCTCCATTCATACGAAAGACTATCCCCACCGTTGTGAGTACTGCAAGAAAGGGTTCCGAAGACCTTCAGAAAAGAACCAGCACATAATGCGACATCATAAAGAAGTTGGCCTGCCCTAA